GTTACGGTAACCACATGTACTTGACTTCCTTAATCAGATCAAATAGTAATACTAGCCGTGTCCAACCTTACATTACCAACATCTCCTCACTTGCACAGTTACACTACAGGTAATGAAGAATTGCCCAAAATTTGGAAAAGTTATACTGGCTGCTATGGTCCACGAATTATACAGAAGTGGCCTAGGTGAAGTATTGTTTGATAAGGTGAGCACAACTTTTTTTAATTCGTGTGTTTGTCTTTAGCATTGCAGTCATGCAGAAAATTTACCATTATAACTGCTTTTATTTGATCCACTCTTTTTCTTAGGTCGAATTTTCTGATGAATTTAGCCAACCTAATTCGCTGCATAAAAAATTATTCGGAGTCCCTTGTCAACCTATTTTAGGCAACTCAGCTTGCTTACCACCAACCAAGTTTTCCCCGAATTTGTGTCTGCTAGCTACCATAACCTTAAGTTGGAACTGTTACCATTATGTGGTTTCCAATATTCTAATCGATCCAGGCCTTAAATTTCACCTTGGTTTACTCTACTATACCTGTATTCAAATGAGGATACTGGCTTGCCTTAGCTCTATCTTTCATGAATGCAGTAAATTTGTGTTGTTTTGATGACTTCCAAGTTCTGGTTATTTTCTGGATCAGTATATTGGTCTGCAACAAAAAACCATGCGAATAATTACTCAGTAGTTATTCATTCTCTCATTAAACTATTCCTCCATATAACCAATAGTTTTTTCCAATCTCTTCTCTGGTTGAGTTTCCATCTGAATTAGAGGCTTTAATTTTTTTGTCTCATGCTTGCTACAGAACTTTTATTGTGTGAGCGTTCCTTCACTGTATTAGGCATTACTGTCCATTTGGTACCGAATTAATGTCCATCTGTTAACAATCTTTGCTCTTATGGAAGTTATTCCCACCGGGAAACTAGAAAGAGTGCCTACACTATATGTGCATTTGAAGAATTCATGAAGAATTCTCATGGAATATCTTTTTATCCTGTAGCTGGCAGCGACTGTTTTCTCTTGGTGCCACGTCAACAGAGAACTATTGCCCGGATACGATACTCTCCTGAAAATCTGGCAAGTGATTCTGATTTAATCTGTATTTGGTATTCACATTGCATGAAACTGTGCTAAAGTTGCTTTTACATACGGTTACCTTGAGTTCATGTGCATGTGCCATCATGTATGACGTGGATAGTCTGCTGTTACCTTTGCTTAGGTGCACTGTTACAAATGTAGTTCCGTTGTCATTTTCTTGTTCCATGAGAAGTCATGCCATGATTGTAAATGTCGCTTCCTTTGAGCTTCAGGGATATCGTTGTTGTAGGCACACACTGGTTGGTATGGTGCATGTTTGTGTTTTCCCCCACCTAACTACTCTTGTTTCCTTTTACTAATATGCCACCAAATTCCGTGGAAGCGAAATATATATGATAGGTTGATTGTGCAATGCAAAAGAAAAGTGCTAAAGGTCATGTGAGCACTAGGAAATCACACTGGTGCTCTGTTTCTTTCAAGCACTTCAGTTTTTCTACCTTGCTTAGTTTGGCCCTTTATCTAGGTATTGAAGAAAGACAATCATGGTTCGTAATTTATAATGGCAATCTTGATTTTGCTGTTTTTCTATCAGTCTCATTATTTTCCTACCTATGGTTCATCTACAATTTGAAAAAGGCAAAACCCTTAGCCCCCAATGCTTCCTTCTCTATTATCTATGCAATATGCTGTTCTAGTTTAGTGTTGTCTAGACACAAATTGTTCTAAGTTTCTCTTACAGTTGCAAGCTTGGTGAGAGCAAGATCGTTCTCTGCGAGGAAGGCACCAAGCATAAGTTGCAGAAGCTGCAGCTCAACTACCCAAGGTTAGCTTGCAAAACTACATTGCCCTTTCAAACAGGAATTACAGAACAGTCTGAAGATCAACATCCTTCCGGGCCGCTATTTCATTTTTAATAAGTATGAGTTTGCTACGCGGATCGGCCAAGAGCCCAATGCATAAGCTATGGCCACCGGCCAGATATATGAAGAAATGAAGTAGGTTCTGGTAGTTTTGGGATTAGATAAATTTTTGATTTACAGATAAAATTTGATACCCAATTTCCATCCAATGTGAAAACCCATCTGAACCGAAACCTTAGATCCACAGGACAGTTGGAAGCTAGTACTTGCATTGCACTCTGGTTAAACCTCTTAGCTCATGTACTAATCCTTCCGTTTTGTTGTTTGGTAGCGATGATGTGACCTTTGCACTCAAGGAGTccccagatcttccttggctgtCCAAGTACCTCTAAATCTCATACCTGCAGTGGCCAAATTTCCCAGCACTCGCATTGCATTCCTGCGTCTCTTGGGGAGCAACAGCCCTGTCTACATGTATAGTAAGTTCACTCCCTCTGTTTCTCACCCTATACTGAAAGTTTGCGGTTGTGGCCATCTTGTTTCCAGTGATGAGCATTGTTATCTTGCGAAACTAAGAAGCTCTGTGTATCTTCTGCAGAAACTTAGAAAAAAGAAAAGCGAAAAAAAAAATCCTGTTGTTGATCTCTGGAGCCGATTGCCGCACCAATTGCATACCGGTTGCCATGTAAACCAAGAACTCAGCCATATGTTGCAATGCATCTTAGTTTCCATCtcaggaaaaaaagaaaaagtcTTAAGTTGTGCGTCGAAGCTGTAAGATGTGAAAAAACTTGTATTTCTCAATTTTCGCCGCATTTGTGGAACTCGTGTGGGACCGTGCTGTAATGTTGTCGTTGCACTCTCAGTTGAGCTCGTACTACTGTCAATTTTCGCCGCATTAAATTGTTTGTGTGCGTTCGATAAACAGTGCATGTGTTTCTCCATAAGAATCTACTAGTAAGTAGTATTGCTGATAGCCATGTAGTTAGCGCCGAAAGTTCGATGAACAGTGGGAAGTTCATCCGCCTTTCTTTTACTGTCCGTCTGTATTTCGTGTGTTTACTGCATCTCGTTCGTGCGAAATAACTGAAGGAGTTCCGTCGGAAGAGCGATCTTAACCTGCCAAGCACGCGAGAAGGCCACCGGAGAGATGGCAAAGGCGAGTGCCACGCCGAAGGTAGCTCGCCGGCGAGCCAGCGCCGTGAGGCCCCTGCCGAGCGGGCCCCATCGCTTCCTCCGCCTGGTCGCCACCATCCGAAAAATcaaccgtcgccgccgccgccgcaggggCCTTACCGCAGTCTCCCCGTCCTCGCCGCCACCGGTCCCGGTCTCCAAGAGGCGGCAATGCGCGACCCGCCTCCAGCCCcgtctccgccgccgccccgcgagGCCGAGACGCCGCAGGAGCCGAAGcgcccggaggaggaggaggcgcatgCCGCTGATGCCGCCGCGGTGGCCGTTGCGGGCAAGTACTGGGCCCACCGGCACAGCCTCTTCTCCCTGTACGACCGCGGCGTGCGGATGGACGCCGAGGGCTGGTACTCCGCCACCCCGGAGGCCATCGCCGCCGCGCAggccgcccgcgccgcgcccgcCGGCCTCGTCCTCGACGCCTTCGCCGGGGTCGGCGGCAACTCCATCCAGTTCGCCGCCAGGCACGCGCCCGCTGGCCGACCCCTTCTCGTTTCCAGGACACTGCTTTCCCCCGCTAACACCGGCGTCTCGTTCTCGTGCAGGGGCTGCTACGTGGTGGCGGTGGAGATCGATCCCCGGAAGGTGGAGCTGGCGAGGCACAATGCCAGGATCTATGGCGTGGAAGACATGATCGAGTTCGTCGTCGGCGATTTCTTCCTGCTCGCGCCTTACCTGAAGGTACATATGCTTGTTCAGTTTTATTATGAACAAGACCACATTTAGGTTAGTTAATTTTTGATAACTGGACATACCTTGATCTTGCCTACTGAGGGAAGTCCTGAAATGATATGAAACCAGCCAAACCAGTGTATGCTTCCAAAATTCACAAATCTGTCTGTAACCGTTAAATTTATCAATCTTTCTGCAAAATTAAGCCGTCAGGCGCACCAGGATTCAACCTGCATCAATTTCGTGAGAAGTCGAGAACTATGTGGAGCAAAATTCAGGGACCTCAGTTAGTAACCAACTTTGTGTCTCCAGTATATTGGAATCTGTAGAAAGcgattttgattttttttaaatctaCAGTTGTTGGTAGTGAGGCACTTCTTAGTTCAATTTAGTATATGTATTTTCACTACTTTACAATAAGTGTTATAAACATTACAACTGACGTCTGTAGAAGTGCTGCTCAAGTGCCCTTCTTTTTTGAACTTCATTATCACCACCAGTACTTCTTCACCAGCCGCACATTGCTGGTAGGAGTTCTAATTCCAATAATCTAGGCATGTCCTCATCCATTTTGTGATGTAAATCACCTCACTGTTCATTTTAATTTGATGTTGAGGCCAGATGTAATCTAAAAACGGTACAAGATAAACTTTAGATTCCTTGTCATGTCAACACCATTGGCTAATAACTGAATAGTACATCCAGAATATTTAGGTAAGTGCACCATTTAGGACTATCTGCTTGTCTGGTTATTTATTTGAACAGATTACTGCTTTTAGCTTTATTCTACATTGTTGTCAGTCCATCTGCAAATAAATCAAAAAGCATCGTATACAAAGGGTCTTCCTGTCTCAGGCCTTGGACGGCATAGTAACACATATTGTTCACCATACAGTACAATATTGACCTGGCCCTTCGCTATGCCCATTATCCTGTCAACCCATTTTAATTGAACACGCCTGTAGCAAGCAACACTGGTCAAGGTACTCCGAATTAAACTTGTCAATTGCTTTCTTGAAGTCTATTTTCAAAATGATACTATCCTCTTTAGTATGATGAGATTGGCATAAAACATCATGAGGGATAACTATACCATCCAAGATGAACTAGTGAGATTGAGTGACAGTTACAATTTTCATATTGTTGAGTAGCCATTTAATGATATGGTTTGTTGATTGCTGCTACTATACCAGGCAGATTTGGTGTTCCTTTCACCACCATGGGGAGGGCCATCATATAATCAAACACCAGTGTACACCCTCGATATGCTGAAGCCAAAGGACGGGTATGCTGCTCACCATATTCCAAATTATCCTTACACCAGACGATGAAGTAGAATAAAAAACAGAGACAGGTTTGAAACAGTTTATGCTTCTTGGAAGCGAGCATGCTGATGTATTGCTTTGCAGTCGTTGGCCTACAATTGTAGCCTTGTAGCTGTTAGTCATGGAGGTTTGCACATTCCAAGTGAAACTGGACTGGTGAATTATTACTCTTGTACATTTGTGGCACTTAGGGGTGTTGGATGAAGGATATTTTTGTAGATAGTTTTCATATTTAGTTCAGATCTAAACTAAATACCAGAGTCTTGAAGAAACATACCCCTCATCCAAACATCCCCTTATTGTTACATTCAGACAAAATCAGAATGAACAAAATTAACTCCGATACAGTAAAACAATTGTATTATTGATATATGGTTTTGCACGCAGGCATGCAGTATTTCAAGCTGCTCAGAAAATAGCTCCTAATATCATCATGTTCTTGCCACGGAATGTGGACATAAGCCAAGTAGAGGAACTTTCGTGGTTGTCTTCTCCTCCCCTAGATTTTGAGGTATGATACTGTTCTTCTCTCCTTTTGGTCGCATTTCTCATGACTCCGAGCATTTTACAACTATCATCCTAGGACGAGACCTTAATATTCAAGTTTTCTATAGAGTGAAGAGAGCTACGTACAGCACAGATTCAAAGGAATTACCGCTTACTTTGGAGATGTGGCACGATGATCCAGTTCAATATCGAAGTTGAGGGCAAGGACCCAGTGAGGCGAAGTTCTTCCTAAGCTACTTATGTTTTTTTCCTCCCAAGTCCTAAGTTGGTACAGAAAGAATTAGTCTTGCAGATGTGACACCCATGTACATATGAACTGAATTTTGACCATTTCAATTAATATATGAGTTGGTCATAGCCAAGAGATCATCATTCTAATAACAAGGGTTTAGTTTAGGCTTTCTCGAATTGGGTTCCATGGGATCGACTCTAATTGTTTAACCCCCAAATCCAGTTTGGAAAATCTCCTGGTTCCCATTCGAATCCCTGGAGTCAGGTATGGGAAATGTCTACTGAAATCTCAAAAGTCCTCTCATTGAATCGGCAATGACGGGAGAAGTTTCATAATGTGTGGCTATGACATGATCATAGCTGTGCCCACTGGAATCAAAATCTTTAGTTGGATAGCGACCATATGGGGACGCATGAATTTCCTTAAATGCAGATAGATAAAAAATGGGAATAAAGGGATAGGAGTAGGAATAGGAATAGGAATAGGAAATATAGTACAAATGGAAGAAGAGGCACCAGTGGGAACATCTATACTGACGAATTAAACGTGGCCCGTAATACATGAAGAAACCTGTTTATGTCTGGACATTTCACACCAACTTGTTGCCAGCCAAGGAACCCATATTGGTAGCATGTTGTTTCCTTTCGGATCATATTGTCTAGGCGCAGTGTTGTTTCCTGTCGGATCGCGTATTGTCTCGTCGCAAACTGAAATCTCAGAAGTCCTCTTGTTGAGCCTTCTCCAGCCGAGGAGCTGGATGTGACATCCACTCCCTGGAGGATATGATTTTTAAGGTACGGTATTTCCACCTCGAAGTTTCATGCCATTGACTTGCTCTTTCCCAACCTGTGACAAGATGAAGAAGAGAAAGTTCAAAGTAAACAGCAATTGTTTAACGCTTCTGGCCAGGGCAGCAATGAAGATGGAAGTAGACAGCTGAAATGTCAACTTCGGAACTATCCTACTATATTTGCAAAGTCTTTGCATTATTGTTGCTTGTACGAGTACATTCCCAGAATCATATACCGCGGCTGCACTGCAATTCTTCTGGCAACATCGTCGAATGGATTGGTCATCTCTCACCTGTTCCGCCTCCTTCCTAATCATTCTGCTCCTGCCGTTGGGTGCGTCTGATGACCGGCTTGTCCCCAGCAAGCCGCTCTCCCCTGGCACAACCGTCGTCTCGGATGGCGGTGACTTCGCCTTGGGCTTCTTCTCCTCATCCGGCTCGACGCCGTCCAACCTGTACCTTGGCATCTGGTACAGCAGCATCCTCTGTGGTGTGGGTTGCCAACCGGGGAACCCCACTCACAAACGGTACCTCCTCTGCACCGACTCTCACCCTCACCAATGCCTCCAATCTTGTTCTCTCTGACAGTGATGGTCGTCGAGTTGTTTGGATGACCAACGTGGGCGCTGCCTCGAGCTCCTCTTCGACAGAGGCGGTGCTTCTGAACACCGGTAACCTCATCATTCGGTCACCCAACGGCACCACGTTGTGGCAGAGTTTCGACCACCCAACCGACACGTTCCTGCCCGGCATGAAGATGCAAATCAGGTATAGGACACGCGCCGGTGAGCGCCTGGTGTCCTGGAAAGACGCTGGAGACCCCTCGCCTGGGGGCTTCTCCTACGGCTGCGATCCGGCCACGTCCATCCAGATGTTCCTTTGGGACGGGTCACGCCCGGTGTACCGCAGCACCCCGTGGACCGGGTTCCGGGTGAAGAGCGAAGACGAGTACCTGTTGACAAACACCAGCGCTATCATCATAAACCTGGCTTTCGTCAACAACGATGAGGAGAGCTACACGATGTTTACCGTCTCTGATGGTGCCTGGCACACCAGGTTCGTGCTGACCTACTCCGGCAAGCTCCAGTTCCAAAGCTGGAACAGTAGCTCTTCCACGTGGGTAGTTTTTGGGCAGTGGCCACCCCATGAATGCAACCGCTACGGCTACTGTGGCCCGAATGGCTATTGCGATGAGACGGTGTTGCCTATTCCGACGTGCAAGTGCTTTGACGGTTTCAAGCCGATGAGCACGGAGGAGTGGGACAATGGCGAGTTCTGGAAAGGGTGCCAACGGAAAGAGGCGTTGCGTTGCAGCGATGGTTTCATGCCCTTGTCGGGGATGAAGCCACCGGATAGGTTCGTGATCGTCGGAAACACGTCGTTGAGGGAGTGCGCCGCGGCATGTGGTCGCAACTGCTCCTGCATGGCGTACGCATACGCCAACCTGAGCAGCAGCATTGAAAACAGAGACCTGACAAGGTGTTTGGTGTGGGTCGGGGAGTTGGTTGACACCGGGAGGCTAGGCGCAAGCACCGCCAGCGACACACTCTATCTACGGCTTGCAGGCTTAGATGCAGCAACTGGTACCAAATCTCTCCCCCTTTTATCTCACTATGCATCAGTGTATGAGATATGATAATTTATTTTTGTGCCATTCTGTGCGTCCACAGGTAAAAGGACAAGGAGCAATGCCATGAAAGTTGTGTTGCCGGTTTTAGGAGGTGCTGCTCTGATACTCATGTGCATTTCCATTGCATGGTTGAAATTCAAAGGTGCGTTTAGAATACATTGCTTGGAGAAATGCCGATTCTACCTTTCTGAAAATTTGAAGTTTCTCTATTGTACCCTTGTTCTATGAAATCTTGTAAAGCCTGTGAAGATGCAAATCCAGGCCAAATAACCCCTTATGTTGTTTAATCATGGTGTCTGTTAATGTATTTTTTTGCAATTTATCGGTAAATAATACATGACCAAACCAAACCACATTGTCTGTGTCCACCCTCCAGCCAGTGTGAGCCACGCCGATCATCAGGGTTCCTGCGCTGTACtctggggtggggtggggtgggggggggggggggggggtctagtAGCGAGGACAagtgtgtgtttctgtggaggggggggggTATTATCTGCTCTGGTTTTTGTCAGTTTACAAAGGTATAATGGGCAAACACCAATAGTTAGGGTCAAACAGAGCTCTTCTTAATTGCTATTATGCTTATCGGAGAATAAATGATTAATGATTATGCAATTGTATGGCGAGCAGGCAAGGACAGAAACCAGGAAAAACACAAGAAGTTGCCATCGGATGGTTCAAGTGATCTTGACTTTCCATTTATAAGATTTGAGGAAATTGCCCTAGCAACACACAATTTCTCCGAAACATGTATGATTGGACATGGAGGCTTTGGCAAAGTTTATAAGGTAATTATTGAACACTAGTTTCCTCTTATTCAGTCTAATCAGTAACCTAACTGATATATTCATATGAAGAACGCAAATCATTGTTATTGCTTAATATTATACAGGGAACAGTAGGTGGTCAAGAAATTGCTGTCAAAAGGCTAAGTAGGGATTCTCAACAAGGAACAAATGAATTCAGGAATGAAGTAATTCTTATTGCCAAATTGCAACACAAAAATTTGGTTCGACTTCTTGGATGTTGTGACAAGGGAGATGAAAAGTTATTGATCTATGAGTATTTGCCCAATAAAAGCTTAGATGCCACCCTTTTTGGTATATTCTAGCAACACACCAATTTTCATGTAACAACTCAACATATTTTTCTTACATTTGCTTTTGTCTTAAGATGATTCAAGAAAACATTTGCTGGATTGGGGGACACGGTTAAATATAATTAAAGGTATCGCAAGGGGGCTTCTTTATCTTCATGAAGATTCAAGACTGACCATAATTCACAGAGATCTCAAAGCAGGGAACGTTTTGCTA
This sequence is a window from Aegilops tauschii subsp. strangulata cultivar AL8/78 chromosome 7, Aet v6.0, whole genome shotgun sequence. Protein-coding genes within it:
- the LOC109753332 gene encoding uncharacterized protein, with the protein product MRDPPPAPSPPPPREAETPQEPKRPEEEEAHAADAAAVAVAGKYWAHRHSLFSLYDRGVRMDAEGWYSATPEAIAAAQAARAAPAGLVLDAFAGVGGNSIQFAARGCYVVAVEIDPRKVELARHNARIYGVEDMIEFVVGDFFLLAPYLKADLVFLSPPWGGPSYNQTPVYTLDMLKPKDGHAVFQAAQKIAPNIIMFLPRNVDISQVEELSWLSSPPLDFESEESYVQHRFKGITAYFGDVAR